A section of the Larus michahellis chromosome 1, bLarMic1.1, whole genome shotgun sequence genome encodes:
- the LRRC4 gene encoding LOW QUALITY PROTEIN: leucine-rich repeat-containing protein 4 (The sequence of the model RefSeq protein was modified relative to this genomic sequence to represent the inferred CDS: inserted 10 bases in 8 codons; deleted 3 bases in 2 codons), whose product MKLLWQVTVHHHHHRHHRHHHHRRHRAGRAALVSYLTLHAWILYVAAASPGPQSCPSVCSCSNQFSKVVCNPARLAEVPXGIPSNTRYLNLMENNIQMIQADTFRHLHHLEVLQLGRNAIRQIEVGAFNGLASLNTLELFDNWLTVIPSGAFEYLSKLRELWLRTTPSRAXPSYAFNRVPSLMRLDLGELKKLEYISEGAFEGLYNLKYLNLGMCNIKDMPNLTPLVGLEELEMSGNNFPEIKPGSFHGXKSLKKLWIMNSQINLIERNAFDDLTALVELNLAHNNLSXLPHDLFAPLRYLVEXHLHHNPWDCDCDILWLSWWLREYIPTNSTCCGRCHAPXHMRGRFLVEVDQTSFQCSAPFIMDAPMDLNISEGRVAELKCRTPSMSSVRWLLPNGTVLSHASSTRASPSSNDGTLNFSHVLLTDTGXYTCMVTNVAGNSNASAYLNVSTAELNTSNYSFFTTVTVETTEISPEDISPKFTKPVPTTSTGYQPAYTTTTTVLVQTPRTPKQVAVPTADSGDKMQTSLDEVMKTTKIIIGCFVAVTLLAAAMLIVFYKLRKRHQQRSTVTAARTVEIIQVDEDIPPAAPAATTAASAAGGAGEGAVVLPAIHDHINYNTYKPAHGAHWTENSLGNSLHPPXTTLADPYIIQTHTKEKVQEPRYDLIFLGGGGDFFLPFFFFCVLFFPSFFFSFLFFLSSYFFFFFYLLFFRLFLLFSSFLPFFFFLLFLFLFSFFFFFFSSFLPFFFFLLFSFFLFSFFLFLFSFFFLLFSLIFLFSFFSFFFFLLFFLFFFSVVSFLFSSFFPLPSFLSFAPPPQNYKCNRMHKTGTKKKTTKRPPPPTATTTKKKEKKNNK is encoded by the exons ATGAAGCTCTTGTGGCAGGTAACtgtgcaccaccaccaccaccgtcaccaccgtcaccaccaccaccgccgccaccgcgccGGCAGAGCTGCCCTGGTCTCCTACCTGACCCTCCACGCCTGGATTCTCTACgtcgccgccgcctcccccggcccccagaGCTGCCCCTCCGTTTGTTCCTGCAGTAACCAGTTCAGCAAGGTGGTCTGCAACCCGGCGCGCCTCGCCGAGGTGC CCGGCATCCCCTCCAACACCCGCTATCTCAACCTCATGGAGAACAACATCCAGATGATCCAGGCGGACACGTTCCGGCACCTGCATCACCTGGAGGTCCTGCAGTTGGGCAGGAACGCCATCCGGCAGATCGAGGTGGGGGCCTTCAACGGCTTGGCCAGCCTCAACACCCTGGAGCTCTTTGACAACTGGTTGACCGTCATCCCCAGCGGGGCCTTCGAGTACCTCTCCAAGCTGCGGGAGCTGTGGTTGAGGACAACCCCATCGAGAGC TCCCTCGTACGCCTTCAACCGGGTGCCCTCCCTCATGCGCCTGGACCTGGGCGAGCTGAAGAAGCTGGAGTACATCTCCGAGGGGGCTTTCGAGGGGTTGTACAACCTCAAGTACCTCAACCTGGGGATGTGCAACATTAAGGACATGCCCAACCTGACGCCcttggtggggctggaggagctggagatgtCGGGCAATAACTTCCCCGAGATCAAACCGGGCTCCTTCCACG TCAAGTCCCTCAAAAAGCTCTGGATTATGAACTCGCAGATCAACCTGATCGAGCGGAACGCCTTCGACGACCTGACGGCGCTGGTGGAGCTCAACCTGGCCCACAACAACCTCTC TCTGCCCCACGACCTCTTCGCCCCGCTGCGGTACCTGGTGG CTCACCTGCACCACAACCCCTGGGACTGCGACTGCGACATCCTCTGGCTGTCATGGTGGTTGCGGGAGTACATCCCCACCAACTCCACCTGCTGCGGGCGCTGCCATGCCC TGCACATGCGGGGCAGGTTCCTGGTGGAGGTGGACCAGACCTCCTTCCAGTGCTCGGCGCCCTTCATCATGGACGCCCCCATGGACCTCAACATCTCCGAG GGGCGGGTGGCCGAGCTCAAGTGCCGAACTCCTTCCATGTCCTCCGTTAGGTGGTTGCTGCCTAACGGGACGGTCCTGAGCCACGCGTCCAGCACCCGCGCATCTCCGTCCTCAAACGACGGCACCTTGAACTTCTCCCACGTCTTGTTGACGGACACCG TTTACACCTGCATGGTGACCAACGTGGCGGGGAACTCCAACGCCTCGGCCTACCTCAACGTGAGCACGGCCGAGCTCAACACCTCCAACTACAGCTTCTTCACCACCGTCACGGTGGAGACCACCGAGATCTCCCCCGAGGACATCTCCCCCAAGTTCACCAAGCCCGTCCCCACCACGTCGACGGGCTACCAGCCGGcgtacaccaccaccaccaccgtccTGGTCCAGACACCCCGGACGCCCAAGCAGGTGGCCGTACCCACCGCCGACTCCGGCGACAAGATGCAGACCAGCTTGGACGAGGTGATGAAGACCACCAAGATCATCATCGGTTGCTTCGTGGCGGTGACGCTGCTGGCGGCGGCCATGCTCATCGTCTTCTACAAACTCCGCAAGCGACACCAGCAACGCAGCACGGTGACGGCCGCCCGGACGGTGGAGATCATCCAGGTGGACGAGGACATCCcacccgccgcgccg gcggccACCACGGCGGCCAGCGCGGCCGGCGGAGCAGGTGAGGGGGCGGTGGTGCTGCCCGCCATCCATGACCACATTAACTACAACACCTACAAACCCGCCCACGGGGCCCACTGGACAGAGAACAGCCTGGGGAACTCTCTGCACCCCC GCACCACCCTGGCGGACCCCTATATAATCCAGACCCACACCAAGGAGAAAGTCCAGGAACCCAGATATGacttaatttttttggggggggggggagatttttttcttccctttttttttttttgcgtcttattttttccttccttttttttttcctttcttttttttttgtcttcttattttttcttctttttttatcttcttttctttcgtctttttcttcttttttcttcttttcttccttttttcttctttcttctttttctttttcttttttccttctttttcttctttttttcttcttttcttccttttttcttctttcttcttttttcttttttccttttttccttttttctttttcttttctccttcttttttcttcttttttctcttatttttcttttttcctttttttcttttttcttctttcttctttttttcctcttctttttttccgttgtttccttcttgttttcttcttttttcccccttccttcttttctttctttcgcACCCCCCCCTCAAAATTACAAATGCAATAGAATGCACAAAAccggaacaaaaaaaaaaacaacaaagcgacccccccccccaacagcaactacaacaaaaaaaaaggaaaaaaaaaataataaatag